The DNA sequence TTCTATCGCTTCCCGGTCATCAGCGGACAGACCATCGTCTTCGCCGCTGAGGGCGACCTGTGGACCGTGCCAACCAGCGGCGGTCTCGCCCATCGGCTGACGACGCACGCCGCCGAGGAGACCGACCCGGTCATCTCGCTGGACGGGAAGACGCTCGCGTTCACCGCGCGCTACGAGGGGCAGACGGCGCTCTACACGATGCCCATCGCCGGCGGATCGCCCACGCGCTGGACCTATGACGGCGATGCGGCCGTCGCCACCACGTGGACACCGAGCGGGCGGCTCGTCTATCGCACCACGCAATACACGGGCATCCCCAAGAGCGGGATGGTCGAGCTGGACCTCGCCACCAATACGCGCGCGCTCGTTCCGCTCGCCGGCGCCACCGAGGGCACGTACGACGCCTCGGGCAAGACCATCTACTTCGCGCGGCCGGGCTTCCACAACAACGTCACCAAACGCTACACGGGCGGCACGGCGCGCCAGATCTGGAAGTACACCGCCGGCGCCGCCGAGGCGGTGCAGCTCACCGGGCAGGACTACAACGGCGAGAGCCATTCGCCCATGTGGTATCAGGGGCGCGTCTACTTCGTCACCGACCGTGACGGCCAGATGAACATCTGGTCGATGAAGGACGATGGGAGCGACCGCCAGCAGGTCACGAAGCACGTGGGCTGGGACGTGCGCACACCCAAGCTCTCGGCCGACGGCAAGATCGCCTACCAGTTGCAGGCCGACCTCTGGCTGCTCGACATCGCGAGCGGCGAGTCGCGCCTGGTCCCCATCACGCTCGCCTCCGACCTTGACCAGCTGCGCGAGCGCTGGGTGCGCGACCCGATGAGCTACCTGTCGTCGGCGCATCTCTCCAACGACGGCTCGCGCGTGGTGCTCACCTCGCGCGGTCGCGTCTTTGTGGCACCGGTCAGGGGCGGGCGCTTTGTGCGCGCGTCGGTCAAAGACAGCGTGCGATTCCGCGACGCGGTGTTCGCCGCCGACGGCAAGTCGGTGTACGCCCTGAGCGACGAGAGCGGCGAGCTGGAATGGGTGCGCCTCCCGGCCAACGGTGTGGGCAACGACGAGCCGCTGACGAAGAACGGAAACATTCTCCGCTTCCGCGGCGTCCCCTCCCCCGACGGCAAGTGGCTCGCGTGGAGCGACAACAACCGCGACCTGTGGGTAATGAACCTTGCGTCCAGGGAGATGAAGAAGGTCTCCGAGAATCGCGAGGGAACGGGCGACCTGGCGTGGTCACCCGACTCGCGCTGGCTCGCGTACGAGATGTCGGCGCCCAACTCGTTCCAGCAGATCAAGATCTTTGGCGTGGAGCTGGGCAAAAACATCGCGCTCACCTCGGACCGCACCAACAGCAGCGCGCCGGCCTGGGATCCCAGGGGCGAGTTCATCTACTTCCTCTCCGACCGCAACCTCCGCACGCTCGTCGGCGCCCCGTGGGGGAATCGCCGCCCCGAGCCGTACTTCGACAAGGAGATCGAGATCTACCAGGTGGCGTTGCGCGCCGGACTGCGCTCGCCGTTCCTGGCCGACGACGAACTGCACAAGCCCGCGCCGCGCGCCGCGCGGCGCGACACCTCCGACACGCCGCCGTTGAGCGACAGTACCGCGGCGCCGCGCAAGAGCGACAGCGCCAAGCTGGTGCAGATCGACGCGGACGGGCTGATGGCGCGCATCCGCCGCCTCCCCGTCCCCAGCGGCAACTACGGCTGGCTCGCCGCCACCGGCGACGCGCTGTTC is a window from the Gemmatimonadaceae bacterium genome containing:
- a CDS encoding S41 family peptidase; the encoded protein is MLRRCAFVLAFLSASAALAQSAPQGALGFYRFPVISGQTIVFAAEGDLWTVPTSGGLAHRLTTHAAEETDPVISLDGKTLAFTARYEGQTALYTMPIAGGSPTRWTYDGDAAVATTWTPSGRLVYRTTQYTGIPKSGMVELDLATNTRALVPLAGATEGTYDASGKTIYFARPGFHNNVTKRYTGGTARQIWKYTAGAAEAVQLTGQDYNGESHSPMWYQGRVYFVTDRDGQMNIWSMKDDGSDRQQVTKHVGWDVRTPKLSADGKIAYQLQADLWLLDIASGESRLVPITLASDLDQLRERWVRDPMSYLSSAHLSNDGSRVVLTSRGRVFVAPVRGGRFVRASVKDSVRFRDAVFAADGKSVYALSDESGELEWVRLPANGVGNDEPLTKNGNILRFRGVPSPDGKWLAWSDNNRDLWVMNLASREMKKVSENREGTGDLAWSPDSRWLAYEMSAPNSFQQIKIFGVELGKNIALTSDRTNSSAPAWDPRGEFIYFLSDRNLRTLVGAPWGNRRPEPYFDKEIEIYQVALRAGLRSPFLADDELHKPAPRAARRDTSDTPPLSDSTAAPRKSDSAKLVQIDADGLMARIRRLPVPSGNYGWLAATGDALFYTSRGSGADAKTDLMALKIGNEKPDPVVVVDGIRSAELSGNNRSLLVRRENALYVIDARAAKANNLSDNRLDLSSWTFSIDVRDDFRQLFVDAWRMERDWFYDPGMHGVDYQATLKKYGALVPRITTRAELSDLIGWAVGELSALHTSVGGGDLRRGDDNVAVASLGARLFRDPAKDGYRIDYIYRADPDFPSERSPLADPDLNVKAGDVITAVNGIRTLSVTDIGELLRNQVGKQVLLKLGDGATARDIVVEPIGNEQTLRYSDWEYTRRLAAEEKSNGAIGYVHLRAMGNGDMDQFYRQFTPVFNRQGLILDMRQNRGGNIDSWVLEMLSRRAWMYWKNRVGEPYWNMQGAFRGHMVMLVDQETASDGEAVADGFRRLGLGVVIGARTWGGEIWLSGVNTLTDNGVARAPMMGVYGPEGKWLIEQEGVKPDIVVENLPHATFNGQDAQLDAAIEYLKKKIAEDPRPVPAPPAYPKKARPSP